TTCGGAGCGAGCAGCAATCCGCGTTCCACCGATTGCTTCCAACTTCCGCGCGGCCGGTTCGAGAGATAGGCCGCGGGCACGATCTTCCTCGCGCCGTCCTTGTAGACGCTTCTTCGCCTCGTGGGAATGCGGCGCCTGTCGGTCCAGAGTGAATCAGTCCCCTTACCGACGACGCAATCTCCGGAACTGACGGACGTTAAGGCCCAGTGTTGCTGCACCCTCCCGGTTCGTGATCTTCCCTCGACGCGGCCCGCATCAGGCCCGGCCGCTGGGCCTCCTTGTCGCTCATCGTGAGTGTCCCCATGGGGGGACATTTCACAGAGCAGTTAGGGGAGGACATTTCTACGTAGCAGTCACACGGAGTCTCGGTCGCCTTGACCGAGGCACCCTCATCCTCTACTGTGAATTGCATGACCATCTCCTCGTTACCAATGAACACAGGTCTCAAGCCTCGAGCCCCTCCGGTAGGTCCACTTTCGTCGATCATCGATCCGTGGGTGACAGTGGCCGGTGCAACCGGAGGACCTTCCAATGGAACCACGTCATCGTAAGCTGAGGTTGCGCAAGAACACGCTTCGCGACTTGACTCCTCAAGATGCTTCCGCAGCCAGAGGAGGCGCCTGGGAGCTCGATACGAAGAACACGGAGAACATCCTTTGCAGCTTGGAATGCACGGAAACCTGTACTTGTGACGATGCTTGTCGGACAAAAGCGTTTAGTAACTGCTTCAACACTTGCTATGATACGCATTGCAATACCGTTACCTGCTACACACGCTGTGGTTCCTGTCCGGTCGACACCTGCTACTGCGGCTGACGCTACGCTAGCCGTTAGCTGAACACAGGTAACAGAATGCCCTCCATGGGGTGCCTTTGCTGAAGGCACCCCATGCGGCGTTCTGCGCATTCCTGGTAGGAGCCGGTGGAGGACGCCGCGCGAAGGCTGTAGCAGCTAGCGTTCCAGGTCCGCACGCCTGCAGGAACGTGCAGGGCTACATGGCCGGGCGCCGGAATCATCCGGAAATGCTAGCCATGTTCCACCACAGCCTCCTTGCCGGCTTCGGACTTCGCCGCCGCTCGGTCTCGCTTCTTCTTCCCCTCCCGTGCGAGCATCGAGTCGTAGAGCTCCTCGAGGAAACGGTAGAGAACAGCTTCCTGCGCTCGAGCCGATGTCGCGAGCACTCGATTCGCGTGCATGTGGATCAGACTCGCAAGAATGTCCTCGAATGAGGCCGTGAGCTCGCCCGCGTCATCCCTGCGTTTGAGCTCCGCGAGCAGCGGCTGGAGCTCCCGGGAACGCCGTCCGAGGATCTCGAATCCGGGACCGAGATCGGAAACACCCTCCCCCGCACCGTTCAGGAGCGGCAGGAGCGCTCTCCGCTCGACTCGGAGCTTGTCCTGGATGGGATGGCGGGCGTCGCCTTGCAAGCGGAACTCGCGCATGTAGTTTTCGGCCCGCCGCTGCGCGAAGAAGTAGCGCTGTTCGAGATCGAGTCCTGCGTCGCACATCAGGTAATTCATTCCGCACAGGGCCAGGCGCCATCGCGCGATCGCTCCCTCATCCCCGAGTGTCGATGCGATGAGATCGAGCGCGGCGTCGCTGTCCGCACGGAACATCGCCTCGCACAGCTCGATTCCATGGAAACCTCCGTACCGGTTCACCTCGCGGTCATACGTGTCGTACGTGACCTTGGTGATCAGCCCGCGCCCCAGCAGGTCCTCTCCGATTTCACGGAGGCGCGGCAGCGCACCCGCCGCCAGCGCTGCCGGATTTCCGCGCAGACGAAGACGGATGTGGAAATCGGGATCCGCGTAGCGGATGAAGAACCAGCTGTCGGCGACACCCTCGCTTCGAAGCAGGCGAACCACCGGTGCAAGGGCCTCCACCAGCACCGCGTCCCCGTAGCCGGGAGCCGTGTTCCATCGCGAGAAGAGCCACTCGGAGCCGGGAATGAAGAGCGAAGCCGCCGATTCGCTCCGCCGGGCTCGCCCGCTCGAGACTGCTCCCTGGGGCGAGTCCGGCTTGGCGACCACGGTGCGCACGAGGGGGATGACGATCTCGTTCGCAAAGGTCCCTTCCGGCCCCTCGACCATCCCCCTCTCTCCCATCCATGGCAGCTCGACGAGCTCGAACGAGGGCCTGCGATCGACCGCGTCCATCATGGCGCGGACGCTGAAGGTATTCTCCCGATCCACGGGCAGGACGTTGTCTCCTTCCCGGAGTCCCAGCCATCTCGGGAGCCGTCGCTCTCCGGCCCACTCCTGGAATTTTCGCGCCTGGTCCGGGATGGAGTCCTTCTTACCGACGCGCACGTCGGTGGCGGAAACGTTCCAACGAGCCGGACTGAGAATCACGTTCCCGTACTCCACGCGCGGGAGCGCGGGGAGGGACTCGAACGGTCCCCAGTGCCATCCGAGGCCGGCTTGCCCGCCCTGCCTCTGGAGCATGGCGAGGAATCGGTAGACGCCGATTCCCATGGAGTAGTTGTGCGCGTTCGTGAGTCGCGGAGCGATCTCGCGTCCCAGAAGACGCGACCGCAGCACGATCCGTCCATCGCGCAGCGACAGAAGGAGGTCCGAAAGCGGGATCTGATGCTCCTCCTTTGCGCCGGGACGTGCGAGGAAGACGATTTCGTGGTCGCGCAGTGGCGGCCGGGCGATCACATTGCCGGTCCGCCCTTCGGGCAAATGGACGATCTCGCAGTAGAGACGCTCCGGATCGAGCGCTTCCTCCTGGCGCAGGTGTTCCCGAACACCGCGGAGGAGATCCTCGTCGGTGTGACAGAACCGGCCGAGAAGGCACGCGCCGGAAGGACCTCCGAGGCCCTGCCACAGGAACCGCGGAGCACCGTCCTCGCCCGACGGAAGCAGGCTCAGCATGACCGAGTAGGCGTTGGGAAGGGGCTGCGAGCGCGGCTGGAATCGCGCGAGGTCCTCCTCCTTCAGCCGGATCGGCTCCGCTGGATCCCGGGGCTCGGTCAAACGACGTAAGAGGTAGTTCTGGAGACCGCCCCATGCCACACGCTGCTCGCCCGCAACCGAGGGGAAGAAGAGTCCGGCAA
The sequence above is a segment of the Candidatus Eisenbacteria bacterium genome. Coding sequences within it:
- a CDS encoding lantibiotic dehydratase; this translates as MSERKFTHSGFFALRTPLLPLEFLQTWGSGTPTEDELRGRLRGFFDAPDLRDALFVASPAVEEALRRDGATKDIDKRDRLDASLTKYLMRMAGRCTPFGLFAGVSVGTFSDRTELRLAPRSRYRRYTRIDMGYLAMLVDGLMKDARVRHTVRYRRNSTLYVTAGRARYVEHRPGKRARSYFLVSADLDESLKEVLDRSAEGVTFEELASALARDGITIEEARLYVDELIQGQVLEPDLAPAVTAGDPMEDLETQLARTSDLQDVRDVLASVRSRLTAMDAGGVGAEPGTYREIADVLKPLPADANIDRLFQVDMAKPPETLTLSESILDEIARVASALERLFGGAPNDPFESFKKAFTERYSDREIPLLEALDEECGVGFGSGRSIQSETAPLLAGLFFPSVAGEQRVAWGGLQNYLLRRLTEPRDPAEPIRLKEEDLARFQPRSQPLPNAYSVMLSLLPSGEDGAPRFLWQGLGGPSGACLLGRFCHTDEDLLRGVREHLRQEEALDPERLYCEIVHLPEGRTGNVIARPPLRDHEIVFLARPGAKEEHQIPLSDLLLSLRDGRIVLRSRLLGREIAPRLTNAHNYSMGIGVYRFLAMLQRQGGQAGLGWHWGPFESLPALPRVEYGNVILSPARWNVSATDVRVGKKDSIPDQARKFQEWAGERRLPRWLGLREGDNVLPVDRENTFSVRAMMDAVDRRPSFELVELPWMGERGMVEGPEGTFANEIVIPLVRTVVAKPDSPQGAVSSGRARRSESAASLFIPGSEWLFSRWNTAPGYGDAVLVEALAPVVRLLRSEGVADSWFFIRYADPDFHIRLRLRGNPAALAAGALPRLREIGEDLLGRGLITKVTYDTYDREVNRYGGFHGIELCEAMFRADSDAALDLIASTLGDEGAIARWRLALCGMNYLMCDAGLDLEQRYFFAQRRAENYMREFRLQGDARHPIQDKLRVERRALLPLLNGAGEGVSDLGPGFEILGRRSRELQPLLAELKRRDDAGELTASFEDILASLIHMHANRVLATSARAQEAVLYRFLEELYDSMLAREGKKKRDRAAAKSEAGKEAVVEHG